The DNA sequence CCCTTTAGTTCTAAATTTTACGGAATCGGTTCGACCCTAAAACGTTCTCCCGATGGCGGACAAACTTGGACAGAAATCCTCCCGCCAACTTTACGAAATCGACCGTGGTGCCGGATTGGCGTTGCAGTATCGAAAGCCCAGCAAGGTCGGTTATTCTGCTCCGTAGTTGATAGTACGTTGGGTCTGCATTCCGTATGGCGCAGCGATAATTATGGTAACACTTGGATTCAGTTAACCAATATTGATCAAACGATTTGTAGTAATTTCGGTTGGTATTTTGGTTACTTGGACGCATCGCCGACTGACCCCAACTACATCGCGGTGCATGGCGTTTACCTTGCTGTTAGTAGAAATCTCGGTTCCAATTGGAGCTACTTCCCTGCTGATTCATTATTCGATGTCCACGTCGATTTTCATGCGCAGGCATTTTCTCCTGATGGGACCCGACAGGTATGGGGAAATGATGGTGGACTTTATTTAGTCCCATCCGATCACTCTTCTGCGACTCATGTCGAATCGATCCCGATCACTCAATACTATGCCATCAGCGCCGACCCCTCGAATCCGAATCGCTTGCTTGGTGGCACGCAGGACAATGGCACGAACTACACTCGCACTGGCAGTTTGAATGATTGGCGGCATATTTATTGGGGTGATGGTTTCTATTGCTTGGTCGATCCCCGCTATGCCGATAGCGTCTATGCTGAGTATCAATACGGGATGTTAGCGAAAGGGAGTCCCTTACTCAATCCTTGGGATTGGCGCAGTGCGCTTGATGGTATCGACGATAGCGACCGCCGGAATTGGTCGACGCCGGTTGTCATGAATCCGCAGAATCCCAATACCCTCTATTATGGTACTTACCGGGTCTACAAAACTACCGATGGCGCACTCAGTTGGATACCCATCTCAGGGGATTTGACGGGTGGACGAATCAATTCCCGTTATCCGTCGATTGCTACCATTGCAGTTTCGCCATTGGATACCGGTATCATCTGGAGTGGTTCCGACAACGGAAAAGTGTATCGTACAATGAATGGGTTAAATTGGTCTGATGTCAGCGTCGGCTTGCCGCAACGTTCAGTTACTCGGATTGTGTGCTCTCCCGATTCGATAGAAATCGCTTACGTCACATTGAGCGGATTCCGATGGTCGGAAGACATCGCTCACGTCTATCGTACCAGTGACTTAGGAGCGACGTGGGTTCCCATCGATGGCAATTTGCCCGATGTTCCGGTCAATGCGATGGTGATCGATCCGTTGAACTCCTCACATCTGTTTATTGGCAATGATATTGGCGTCTATCATTCGACTGATCTCGGTCAAACTTGGACACTAACCGGTGACGGACACCCCTTGGTCTCGGTATACGATTTACATTTCCAACCGACTTCACGAAAACTGATCTCCGGTACCCATGGCTATTCGATGTGGTCGATCGATATCGATTCGGTATTCAATGCCGCTCCCGAACCGATTGCTACACCTCTGACAAAATCATTTTCGTTGGGAAATGCCTATCCCAATCCCTTTAACAGTACTACTTCGATTCGGGTAACGGTATCGCATCCGGAAAACTTTACGGTTGATGTGACAGATATTTTAGGAAGAAGTGTCGAACAATTGCATCGGGGTGTGCTGACAACCGGCTCTCATGTAATTCGCTGGCAACCGCGTGGAATCGCCACCGGCACCTATTGGCTACGAGTCACGAATGGAAAAACCACCTTTCTTCGACGCGCCATCTACTTGAAGTAATTGGAGGTTAGGCACTCTTGCCTGACACTGTCATTGCGAGGAGCGCAGCGACGAAGCAATCTCATCCGGTAGGGCGGCAAAGAAAATGTCCGCCCGTAGTTGGAGGTTAGGCACTCTTGCCTGACACTGTCATTGCGAGGAGCGCAGCGACGAAGCAATCTCATCCAGTAGGGGCGGCACAGAAAATGTCCGCCCGACAGTAGGGGCGTGCCGCGCACGCCCAACTACAATCCCATACGTCGGACATTCCTGTCCGACATGGGAATTGAAAGAGGTATCACGATGAAACGTCTTGGTTGGATACTTCTCCTTTCTCTCACCCTAACCGGAGCGGCAACTGCCACGCCGCGCTGGGGCGACGACTTCGATTGGTTGGGCGACACCCTTGCCATCACCGTACCATTGGGAATGATTGCCTTTGGCGATACCATCGTCTGCCATACGCCAAACAACATGTTTGCCATGCTGCAAACGGACAATCACACATTCCAAAAGCTCTGGCAAATGAACATCCCCCGTGCTGTTGAAATGCCCTATAACAACTACTACTCGACTTCTAATCGGTTCTGTCACATCCTGCGGCGAGGAAACCGGTTTTACTACGGGTGGCCAAAGGCAATGATCGAGTGGAATGGAAACGATGCGCCGGTCTACCGGGGAGCCATCCGAAATGGAT is a window from the bacterium genome containing:
- a CDS encoding T9SS type A sorting domain-containing protein → MKKLSALLALVFAVTLTFLITANFQAKKPAHEKPRKPPKTLAEKELRKSLGLGPLSAPSEWFFQQRAFPYNTIDEAVYHRELRQAQLERQTNSDEINETWELAGPVNVGGRITALAWDPRSNNGPIYAGAAFGGVWKSAGTWPNYSWSQVFNNAGGWSIGAIALAPTAPDTIYVGTGEANSAQDTYGGNGLWFSGNGGMSWEHRGLDSSAFIGKIAVHPREPATLYAACLGKRYATNPDRGLYKSVDAGETWSRVLAGVNDTTGCIDVAIDPYRPDTIYAAMWQRIRNPFSSKFYGIGSTLKRSPDGGQTWTEILPPTLRNRPWCRIGVAVSKAQQGRLFCSVVDSTLGLHSVWRSDNYGNTWIQLTNIDQTICSNFGWYFGYLDASPTDPNYIAVHGVYLAVSRNLGSNWSYFPADSLFDVHVDFHAQAFSPDGTRQVWGNDGGLYLVPSDHSSATHVESIPITQYYAISADPSNPNRLLGGTQDNGTNYTRTGSLNDWRHIYWGDGFYCLVDPRYADSVYAEYQYGMLAKGSPLLNPWDWRSALDGIDDSDRRNWSTPVVMNPQNPNTLYYGTYRVYKTTDGALSWIPISGDLTGGRINSRYPSIATIAVSPLDTGIIWSGSDNGKVYRTMNGLNWSDVSVGLPQRSVTRIVCSPDSIEIAYVTLSGFRWSEDIAHVYRTSDLGATWVPIDGNLPDVPVNAMVIDPLNSSHLFIGNDIGVYHSTDLGQTWTLTGDGHPLVSVYDLHFQPTSRKLISGTHGYSMWSIDIDSVFNAAPEPIATPLTKSFSLGNAYPNPFNSTTSIRVTVSHPENFTVDVTDILGRSVEQLHRGVLTTGSHVIRWQPRGIATGTYWLRVTNGKTTFLRRAIYLK